DNA from Podarcis muralis chromosome 13, rPodMur119.hap1.1, whole genome shotgun sequence:
agacccaagtttgggaaacccaggcCTAACAAATGAGAAGAATAAGGGTTTTCGGAAGAAGAACCCAACgccaaagtaaaaataaaaaaatcaggatCCATAGCCTAGTCCATACCATGCCCAGATTTAGTTTAAAACTGAAGCCAATCCAAGCTTGTAAAAAGACATAATCACTGGAAGGGCCTTTGTTGCTATGCTAGGGGGCAGGGAGAGCACATTAAGAGAGCAGAGCCATTAGTTATTCCCTTCCCctcggtgtttgtgtgtgtgtgtgtgtgtgtaaaaaggatTCTTCCTTCGGGCAGAGTTATGTTTTTAACAAGCGTTTCCCAAGCAATTGTTGTTATAtattcttttcctctctccttttctggCCTGGACATGTCTGGACACCTTCTTGCTGTGAGGCTGCACGAGATCCcacacaatttctctctctccaaacatCCTCCCTCATGCCATTCTAGAGCAATGTTCATGCTGCATGCTGGGGGAAAGGGCAGGTGGAGCCAAGGATATTGCCACAAGACAAAAAGAGCAAGGGAGAAACCCCTACTGGGCAGGAGGCAACATGGTTGAACTTTCCAGGTGGGGTCATTAATGAGGAGGAAAAATGCTAAGATTGTGGGGTGTGGGAAGAGGCTTTGAAGAGCTAGAACAAATTGGGGATTGGGTAGGAAAGAGTCTCCAGTCCATTCTCCTAAATCTGATTGGCCTGCAAAACTTCAAGTCTGAATTCTGCTATTTGGAATATAGTTAGCAGAATACTGTATTATTATATTGAGATGCTTTTGGACTTGGGGACGGGGCATACAAAGGGTTGTAGCCAGATAAGTTGTACTCAAAGTAGACACATTGACATTAAACTGAttgaacttcaatgggtctactctatgaCTAAGATTAGACACAACCAAAAGACTGAATTTTGGCAATGCGATAGTTTACATGACTGTCTCCAAATATATATCAAGAAAAATCTATAcggagctctgtgtgtgtgtgtgtgtgtgtgtgtgtgtgtgtgtgtgtgtgttttaaagaccACCCTTTCGAAACTGGGTTTTCAAAATCCCATCCATCAAatttaatgtttttgcaaaactgCATTTCATTGAAATTTGTGTGGTGACTGAGAGATTAGTGTAGCAGGTGCCTCAGTGGGCTAAGGATGTAGACAAAGAACGCAATACATTTTGTGCTGCAGAAAAAAGAATCTCGGAAAACACCTCCCATTTGGTACAAATAGAAATACAGTTAATTGTGTATTTTGAATTTGAACCCTTTCCTTCAAATTCAGTTCCTTGTGAGAGTAGGAACCCTACATACTGCTATTTTAACAAACAAAACGGAAATGCATACAATTGCTTCACTGTGCAACATTTTAGGTCTGGGTGTgtgtggtattttttttttaacagggatTACAAATGCAATAATATGATGCACTTCTGAAACACAGCTAAAACTGTTGTGTCTGAAACATCAACAGAGAGAGCTCACCTATAGTCAGATACATATGCTTCACTACAGGGATAATTTTAAGACATGAGGTGTTTTTTTATATCACTGGTAAGTTCTGTGCATCAGTGATTGAGGCATAATTTCTTACACAAAATTTCTGTTTTCAAACCACTTGAGAATTTTGAGCTGAGTGAAGGGAAAGATCCATGCCACCAATCCACCCAATGTGATCCATGTACGTACAGCAAGTACACAATATCAGTGTAGTAATATGCTCACTGGCCTGGTTTTCACATCACAGTAAGACAAACTACGGCTTAGCATGAATGAGcttttctcccctcctctccaaacaACTCACAAGCTGTAACCAATGTTTACTGTGTGTGGTTTGTTTAGGGAGACAAACCATGTACTTGTGTTCGCATGTAACAACTAGCCAAACCATGCCTTAACTCCCAGTGGCACAGCAGGAGCAGGGGAGGAGCACAACATTGTGATTTTCTAACTGTGCACCAGCACAACTGCTCATCTGTGCTTAGCCATTGTTTAACTTAGCATTACATGTAAACAAGGCCTACCTAAGGACGATTCCTCTGCACAAACAACAATGTGGGTATAGTTTAGCTTTTCAGTACTCCCATAGTGCTCTTGGTATGCGCCACTGAGATGCTTTTAAGCTCTGCTTTACAacaatgaggtctagaaacttccTTATTGTTGAACAGGACAGCAATGTATGGTAGCTCCATAGAATTAACTGTGTGACTGCTTCTGGAGGTGCATAGCACTACTAAGTCGTTGCTCTTCCACTGCAAGCTACAAGCAGAATTGCAATAGATTTTCCGTGGTCCTGAGGACATTGAACTTTTTCTGTATGTTCATCAGGTAAGCCACTTTTCTAAAATGGCAATGACCAGAAaggtttccccctctttttaaaaattagcatTATAGTGTTATAGCACTGCAACACACTAATTTAAGAAGTATTTcactaatattttaatatttttaaaaaactggatcaGAAATGTAGCTTGGAAGCATTTAATTAGGAGGGAGGGTGTGTACTTCTAAAATGGCAGTGACTTGAAACAGCTTTCTTCTTAGTATTTTTTATTAGCATGAGAGTCTTATAGTGCTATGGCACTTTAATTTAAGCAGCATTtggctcattttttaaaagttaaataaaatatatatatagccagAAAAGTGTATTTTCACTAATTAACAGCTCAATTAAAAAGGGTTATAAAACCCAGACTCGTTCACCTGCTGGATACATCACTGTCCATGTCGACACAACACTTCTAAAAAAGATGGAAGGGTAATGCTAAGGGCATCTACAGTCTTCTGTCCTTCTAAGAAAATGATATATTTTCTATGGTAAGAAAAGACAGAAGAAACACAGGGAAGATTATAAATGGATAACAATGCTGTAttggacacacatacacacacacacaccccaaatgtgAATGAACAGGGCATTATTCCACACTAAACACCTAGTATGGAAGCAGCTGTTATGTCTGCGTTCAATTTGGATTTTGCAACTCCTTAAGAGTTGAAAATCATAGATGATTTTTAAATATCTGTCACACTCCTGTGATGTTACAAACACGTTACAAAAATTCACATTACAGGAGCAGTCTCCTGCTCCTATCATTTTAAGATCAGGAATGTCTATTGGGAGAGAGCCTGGAAGCTAGTTAAGGGTATAAACACAGTTTTGGAGATTGTATCCTTTCACAGGTGACTTAAAGAAAGTGCTGAATATGTGTATAAACTCACATTTCAGCCTGGTCCTtaagaaaattttaaaataaatctgtaGTGCATGATTTATTAGGTTACAAGGGCTATAAAGTACCACAAGGGGAACTAAAATGTACTTTCAGAGCCACTTGTGAAAACACCCATAGTTAAGGATAAGGTTGAGGGCCTTAGAGGCTTTGGGAACAGAGCAAGGTAGCAATCTAAGACACAAGCCAACAATTCTGCCCATTAtccttccaaaaaaaataaaaataaaaatccaatggAAGTGTGGTAGCTATTTTGCCTACAAATCTAGGGTAGCCTTGTTACCTACTAAATCGGAgacctggggtgggtgggagttgaATAGCAGATCCAACCCCCTAAATTTCtacaagcttaaactgaagaatgTCGTTCCACCATAACTGTTAACACAGTTGTGTGTTCTCTGTGTATAATAGCGACAAGAAACCCATCATTCAAGATGGAGACAGGTAAGGCCCATATCCCTCCATTTGTATCTGCCCAGAAGATTCCACTTAGCCCAACCCACCTCAAAGACCATCCTTCAAAAATATCCCTCCCATACTCCCCAAACACACACTCAACACACCCAGCCGAAAGCTGCTCAAGGGCGTGGCCCTTCCCAGTGTGTCCCAACAACATCGTCCTTTCCTCCTAGGGAATAAATAACTTCTCCTTCCAAAGACAGGATAAGGTTCAGGCTTAGAGGGTGTCGTGTGATCCCAGAGCCTTGAGCAAGGAGGACAAGTCAGTAGGCCAGGAGGCACCATGATGGAGAGATGGCGAGGAAGAAAGGCTCAGTTGGGTTGGGAAGCTGCACTCGAAGAGCTTCCGTCAGGTTCCCGTTTGACTTTTGCAGGAGGCTCTGTCCCAGCTTtggcctctccttctccttcctccttagCACCTTCATGTGTCTTCATGTGCTTGCTCAAGTGGTCGCTTCTCATGAAGACCCGGTTGCAAACAGGGCAGGTGAACTTTTTGGTTCCCGTGTGGGTCTGAAGGTGCCTCTGCAGCTCATCAGAGCGGGTGAAGCGCTTCCCACAAAACAGCCAATTGCAGACAAAGGGGCGGTCGCCACTGTGCCACCTCAAGTGGGCCTTCAGGTGCGATGTCTTGGCATAGGCCTTGCCACAGCCAGGGATGTGGCAGTTGTGGAGGTGCTTCTTCTTGGAGTTGTCAGGGCACTGGCCCACCCTTTCGGCCTCCTGGCAATTAGGGCACCGGCAGGCGGTTTGGCCAGAACTCCGGGTCACGGAGCGCCTTGAGCTCTTTGGCCTACCGCTACCATCCCCAGCCTGCTCCATTGGGTGGGGCTCCTGAGTAGAATCCAGGGACTTGATCACTTCCTGGCCCATGAGGTGTGGCCCTGAAGGCAGCAGGTGGTGAGGCGGGCCACAGAGCTGATGTTCTGCAGTGCCATAGCCACCCAGCCCTGGCTGAAGTCCGCCCGTGTGGCCCGGCGGCTGGAGACCACTCTGAAGCTCCATCCAGCTGGATCCAGCATGGAGATCCCACCATGGATTGATGCCACCATCGTCAGCGCCGCTGCTCGGATGGGTAGGCCTGAACCAAGGTTCATAGTGGTGAGCCATATCTGGTGCTGCCTGTAGGAGCTTAGAGTACGGGCCAGGGGCCAGCTGGCTTTCGCCGTCCAGGTCTAACCTTGAAGCCCCATGCAGCTCGTAACCAGCATTGCCCGAATACTCCGTGTCGGGCCCAGCCAAAGGCAGGTGCTGGAGCTCCGTGGGT
Protein-coding regions in this window:
- the SP6 gene encoding transcription factor Sp6, whose amino-acid sequence is MLTAVCGSLGNQCSETPRSSPTHVELQPLQTFQPHTSPDSGGDFPSPLQPTELQHLPLAGPDTEYSGNAGYELHGASRLDLDGESQLAPGPYSKLLQAAPDMAHHYEPWFRPTHPSSGADDGGINPWWDLHAGSSWMELQSGLQPPGHTGGLQPGLGGYGTAEHQLCGPPHHLLPSGPHLMGQEVIKSLDSTQEPHPMEQAGDGSGRPKSSRRSVTRSSGQTACRCPNCQEAERVGQCPDNSKKKHLHNCHIPGCGKAYAKTSHLKAHLRWHSGDRPFVCNWLFCGKRFTRSDELQRHLQTHTGTKKFTCPVCNRVFMRSDHLSKHMKTHEGAKEEGEGEAKAGTEPPAKVKREPDGSSSSAASQPN